From the genome of Calditrichota bacterium, one region includes:
- a CDS encoding site-specific DNA-methyltransferase — protein MSRSKKTETSSFGVSARVNHDSTKFYNSRLYKSFEEPEKPDEYNENVLPRDRCNKIYCKDSRSMSELPDNSVHLMITSPPYNVGKDYDQNLSLREYLDLMEKVFQEVFRVLVWGGRACINVANLGRKPYLPLHAYITQIMIDIGYLMRGEIIWDKGSSSGVSTAWGSWRSPSNPILRDTHEYILIFSKGSFSRLKPKSKETSISKQEFLEFTKSVWHFSAESAKKVNHPAPFPVELPYRLIQLYSYKNDVILDPFCGSGTTCLAAKKTERFYVGYDIDAAYVENARKRLQQIELPLIQVS, from the coding sequence ATGAGTCGATCGAAAAAAACAGAAACCAGTTCGTTTGGTGTTTCAGCACGGGTGAATCACGATTCAACAAAATTCTATAACAGTCGTCTTTATAAGAGTTTCGAAGAGCCGGAAAAACCTGACGAATATAATGAGAATGTTCTTCCTCGTGATAGATGCAATAAAATCTATTGCAAAGACAGCCGTTCAATGAGTGAGCTTCCGGATAACAGCGTCCATTTAATGATTACCTCGCCACCCTATAATGTTGGTAAGGACTATGATCAGAATCTGAGTCTTCGGGAATATCTGGATTTGATGGAAAAAGTCTTTCAGGAAGTCTTTAGAGTCTTGGTTTGGGGGGGGAGAGCATGTATTAATGTGGCAAATCTTGGGAGAAAACCCTATCTGCCTCTGCATGCGTACATAACTCAAATAATGATTGATATTGGATATTTAATGAGGGGAGAAATTATTTGGGATAAAGGTAGCAGTTCCGGAGTTTCGACGGCTTGGGGAAGTTGGCGATCACCGTCAAATCCAATCCTGAGGGACACCCATGAGTATATTCTTATATTCTCAAAGGGCTCTTTTTCTCGATTAAAACCAAAATCAAAAGAGACGTCTATTTCAAAGCAAGAATTTCTCGAATTTACCAAAAGTGTCTGGCATTTTTCGGCGGAATCCGCTAAAAAGGTTAATCATCCTGCACCGTTTCCGGTTGAATTACCTTATCGTCTCATTCAGTTATATTCATATAAAAACGATGTTATACTTGATCCTTTTTGCGGGAGCGGGACAACGTGTTTGGCGGCCAAAAAAACAGAGCGGTTTTACGTGGGCTATGACATCGATGCGGCTTATGTGGAAAACGCTCGAAAAAGACTTCAACAAATAGAATTACCCCTGATTCAGGTCTCCTGA